The following are encoded together in the Vigna angularis cultivar LongXiaoDou No.4 chromosome 9, ASM1680809v1, whole genome shotgun sequence genome:
- the LOC108321205 gene encoding AT-rich interactive domain-containing protein 2 isoform X1: protein MSMAGRLQLYDGVREEDSGEIFGGSNDDSLCRFERLFAEFFSEICAFNCVLHYPPMLSDGQDVDLYRLFLVVRGKGGYDAVCKGKLWDSVGEESGMGVSVGSSVELVYSRYLSALDSWMKKVAESKVSPEFGVVDDRDKFGRRLMELQAEVEGLLSGCADERVVLVGEDVEGGLDEDDHNLDGRELSGANGVKSNGDEGGEHRQCDDSEMPDNDMDEAVLGNSDKGNDLMGGEEGFDGGKMPEEQAVDISDGANKSGTGVVSGGKQCDDSDDKGLVLDASGGNSDDDSSGHKRKREGSVWDSSSDDCDSPSRKRMRESAMDMLSWITGVAKDPGDPEVGSIPEKSKWKSYSSQEVWKQVLLFREATFYRRGSEASNEQRNWQNQKMHPCLYEEQVGTNYNLRDRLKCDKKLLFGKSASLRSSSDSSLATENRTPGSHTEGQSELRDSPDANSGLDKCATVRIPLGTNHQAEIPEWTGVTSESDSKWLGTRIWPQETVNTRLIERDPIGKGRQGSCGCPEEGSVECVRFHISEKRAKVKLELGNAFYDWDFDRVGEEVRLMWTKEEEKKFEDVVRSNPPSLEKYYWDYIFRAFPDKSRAELVSYYFNVFMLQRRGYQNRHTPDDIDSDDNDDEAGPLRNVFGPQIQNSGHEMQSSRGSILLTPKKTRKKGK from the exons ATGTCCATGGCAGGGCGGTTGCAGTTATACGACGGTGTTCGCGAAGAAGATAGTGGTGAAATATTTGGAGGCTCGAACGACGATTCTTTGTGCCGTTTCGAGAGGTTGTTTGCAGAGTTCTTTAGTGAGATCTGTGCATTTAATTGCGTTTTGCATTATCCTCCAATGCTGTCTGATGGGCAGGACGTGGATTTGTATAGGTTGTTTTTGGTGGTAAGAGGGAAGGGTGGATACGATGCCGTTTGCAAAGGGAAGTTGTGGGATTCGGTTGGGGAGGAGTCTGGGATGGGAGTGAGTGTTGGGTCCTCTGTTGAGTTGGTTTACAGTAGGTACTTGAGTGCTTTGGATTcatggatgaagaaagttgCTGAGAGTAAGGTGTCTCCCGAATTTGGTGTGGTGGATGATAGGGATAAGTTTGGGAGGCGGTTAATGGAGTTGCAGGCTGAGGTGGAAGGGTTGCTTTCCGGTTGTGCGGATGAGAGGGTGGTTTTGGTTGGGGAGGATGTCGAGGGTGGTCTTGATGAAGATGATCACAACTTGGATGGGAGGGAGTTATCCGGTGCTAATGGGGTGAAAAGTAACGGTGATGAAGGAGGTGAACATAGACAATGTGATGATTCGGAGATGCCGGACAATGACATGGATGAGGCGGTTCTTGGAAACTCGGATAAGGGAAATGATTTAATGGGAGGGGAGGAAGGGTTTGATGGAGGGAAAATGCCTGAAGAGCAGGCTGTGGATATATCGGATGGGGCTAACAAAAGTGGGACTGGAGTGGTGAGTGGAGGCAAGCAGTGTGACGACAGTGATGATAAGGGCTTGGTGTTGGATGCATCTGGTGGTAATAGTGATGATGATAGTTCTGGTCACAAGAGGAAGAGAGAGGGGTCTGTGTGGGATTCATCTAGTGATGATTGTGATAGTCCTAGTCGTAAGAGAATGCGAGAGTCTGCAATGGATATGCTGAGCTGGATTACTGGTGTTGCAAAAGATCCCGGTGATCCTGAAGTTGGTTCAATACCTGAAAAGTCAAAGTGGAAGTCTTACAGTAGTCAGGAGGTGTGGAAACAGGTGCTGTTGTTTCGGGAAGCTACGTTTTACAGAAGAGGTTCTGAGGCAAGCAATGAACAACGTAATTGGCAg AATCAGAAGATGCATCCGTGCTTGTATGAAGAACAAGTTGGGACAAACTACAATCTCAGAGACAGGTTGAAATGTGACAAGAAGCTTTTGTTTGGCAAATCTGCATCTTTGCGAAGCTCTTCTGATTCATCTTTGGCAACTGAGAACAGAACACCTGGTTCTCACACTGAAGGTCAATCTGAGTTGCGTGATTCTCCAGATGCAAATTCAGGTCTTGACAAATGTGCAACAGTACGCATTCCTTTGGGGACAAATCATCAAGCCGAAATACCAGAATGGACTGGTGTGACTTCTGAAAGTGATTCTAAGTGGTTAGGGACTCGAATATGGCCACAGGAAACAGTAAATACCAGACTTATTGAAAGGGACCCCATAGGAAAGGGGAGACAAGGTTCATGTGGCTGCCCAGAAGAAGGTTCTGTTGAGTGTGTAAGATTTCACATTTCAGAGAAAAGGGCTAAAGTTAAGCTGGAATTGGGCAATGCATTTTACGATTGGGACTTTGATCGGGTTGGTGAAGAAGTTAGGCTAATGTGGacgaaagaagaagagaaaaagtttgaGGATGTGGTTCGGTCAAACCCTCCATcacttgagaaatattactggGACTATATTTTTAGGGCATTTCCTGATAAAAGCAGGGCAGAGTTAGTTAGCTACTACTTCAATGTCTTTATGTTGCAGCGCAGAGGATACCAGAATAGGCACACTCCCGATGACATTGATAGTGATGACAATGATGACGAAGCTGGACCATTAAGGAATGTTTTTGGACCTCAGATACAGAATTCTGGACATGAGATGCAGAGTTCGCGAGGCTCCATCTTATTAACCCCCAAAAAGACACGTAAAAAGGGAAAATAG
- the LOC108321191 gene encoding uncharacterized protein LOC108321191 — protein MGEGARKQPEEGSLPSSISSRPKNTMGSCTNFGRAERRSWVGHLGEGSSCSQISRERGEVLNLLRDLELYDWRRWITNITKEVFKRCCRGDPLEQELEVADITE, from the exons ATGGGAGAGGGAGCGAGAAAGCAGCCAGAGGAAGGGAGCCTTCCTTCCTCCATTTCCAGCCGTCCAAAGAACACCATGGGAAGCTGTACCAACTTCGGAAGGGCTGAGAGGAGGAGCTGGGTTGGGCATCTGGGAGAGGGAAGTTCTTGCAGCCAGATCTCAAGAGAAAGGGGAGAGGTACTGAATTTGCTAAGAGATCTGGAGCTGTATGACTGGAGGAGATGGATCACAAATattacaaaggaagtcttcaagag atgttgtcgaggagatcccttggagcaagagctggaggttgctgatATTACAGAATAG
- the LOC108321205 gene encoding AT-rich interactive domain-containing protein 2 isoform X2, with translation MLSDGQDVDLYRLFLVVRGKGGYDAVCKGKLWDSVGEESGMGVSVGSSVELVYSRYLSALDSWMKKVAESKVSPEFGVVDDRDKFGRRLMELQAEVEGLLSGCADERVVLVGEDVEGGLDEDDHNLDGRELSGANGVKSNGDEGGEHRQCDDSEMPDNDMDEAVLGNSDKGNDLMGGEEGFDGGKMPEEQAVDISDGANKSGTGVVSGGKQCDDSDDKGLVLDASGGNSDDDSSGHKRKREGSVWDSSSDDCDSPSRKRMRESAMDMLSWITGVAKDPGDPEVGSIPEKSKWKSYSSQEVWKQVLLFREATFYRRGSEASNEQRNWQNQKMHPCLYEEQVGTNYNLRDRLKCDKKLLFGKSASLRSSSDSSLATENRTPGSHTEGQSELRDSPDANSGLDKCATVRIPLGTNHQAEIPEWTGVTSESDSKWLGTRIWPQETVNTRLIERDPIGKGRQGSCGCPEEGSVECVRFHISEKRAKVKLELGNAFYDWDFDRVGEEVRLMWTKEEEKKFEDVVRSNPPSLEKYYWDYIFRAFPDKSRAELVSYYFNVFMLQRRGYQNRHTPDDIDSDDNDDEAGPLRNVFGPQIQNSGHEMQSSRGSILLTPKKTRKKGK, from the exons ATGCTGTCTGATGGGCAGGACGTGGATTTGTATAGGTTGTTTTTGGTGGTAAGAGGGAAGGGTGGATACGATGCCGTTTGCAAAGGGAAGTTGTGGGATTCGGTTGGGGAGGAGTCTGGGATGGGAGTGAGTGTTGGGTCCTCTGTTGAGTTGGTTTACAGTAGGTACTTGAGTGCTTTGGATTcatggatgaagaaagttgCTGAGAGTAAGGTGTCTCCCGAATTTGGTGTGGTGGATGATAGGGATAAGTTTGGGAGGCGGTTAATGGAGTTGCAGGCTGAGGTGGAAGGGTTGCTTTCCGGTTGTGCGGATGAGAGGGTGGTTTTGGTTGGGGAGGATGTCGAGGGTGGTCTTGATGAAGATGATCACAACTTGGATGGGAGGGAGTTATCCGGTGCTAATGGGGTGAAAAGTAACGGTGATGAAGGAGGTGAACATAGACAATGTGATGATTCGGAGATGCCGGACAATGACATGGATGAGGCGGTTCTTGGAAACTCGGATAAGGGAAATGATTTAATGGGAGGGGAGGAAGGGTTTGATGGAGGGAAAATGCCTGAAGAGCAGGCTGTGGATATATCGGATGGGGCTAACAAAAGTGGGACTGGAGTGGTGAGTGGAGGCAAGCAGTGTGACGACAGTGATGATAAGGGCTTGGTGTTGGATGCATCTGGTGGTAATAGTGATGATGATAGTTCTGGTCACAAGAGGAAGAGAGAGGGGTCTGTGTGGGATTCATCTAGTGATGATTGTGATAGTCCTAGTCGTAAGAGAATGCGAGAGTCTGCAATGGATATGCTGAGCTGGATTACTGGTGTTGCAAAAGATCCCGGTGATCCTGAAGTTGGTTCAATACCTGAAAAGTCAAAGTGGAAGTCTTACAGTAGTCAGGAGGTGTGGAAACAGGTGCTGTTGTTTCGGGAAGCTACGTTTTACAGAAGAGGTTCTGAGGCAAGCAATGAACAACGTAATTGGCAg AATCAGAAGATGCATCCGTGCTTGTATGAAGAACAAGTTGGGACAAACTACAATCTCAGAGACAGGTTGAAATGTGACAAGAAGCTTTTGTTTGGCAAATCTGCATCTTTGCGAAGCTCTTCTGATTCATCTTTGGCAACTGAGAACAGAACACCTGGTTCTCACACTGAAGGTCAATCTGAGTTGCGTGATTCTCCAGATGCAAATTCAGGTCTTGACAAATGTGCAACAGTACGCATTCCTTTGGGGACAAATCATCAAGCCGAAATACCAGAATGGACTGGTGTGACTTCTGAAAGTGATTCTAAGTGGTTAGGGACTCGAATATGGCCACAGGAAACAGTAAATACCAGACTTATTGAAAGGGACCCCATAGGAAAGGGGAGACAAGGTTCATGTGGCTGCCCAGAAGAAGGTTCTGTTGAGTGTGTAAGATTTCACATTTCAGAGAAAAGGGCTAAAGTTAAGCTGGAATTGGGCAATGCATTTTACGATTGGGACTTTGATCGGGTTGGTGAAGAAGTTAGGCTAATGTGGacgaaagaagaagagaaaaagtttgaGGATGTGGTTCGGTCAAACCCTCCATcacttgagaaatattactggGACTATATTTTTAGGGCATTTCCTGATAAAAGCAGGGCAGAGTTAGTTAGCTACTACTTCAATGTCTTTATGTTGCAGCGCAGAGGATACCAGAATAGGCACACTCCCGATGACATTGATAGTGATGACAATGATGACGAAGCTGGACCATTAAGGAATGTTTTTGGACCTCAGATACAGAATTCTGGACATGAGATGCAGAGTTCGCGAGGCTCCATCTTATTAACCCCCAAAAAGACACGTAAAAAGGGAAAATAG